In Candidatus Bathyarchaeia archaeon, one DNA window encodes the following:
- a CDS encoding DNA topoisomerase VI subunit B: protein MAQTTFEEISASDFFYRNRDIAGFTNPTRAIFAAIRELVENSLDAAESIKTPPDIYVRLSFEGEASKETQIYKLRVEDNGCGIPPQHIPSAFGQVLYGSKYKLKQQRGTFGLGGKMAILYGQITTHQPATIISSTSMSSKIYMFKLMIDIQRNRPIILDRKVLLNKEGWRGTIVEFSLEGDYLRAMPKILEYFKQTAMVNPYANITFVDPKGRLYRFVRATTVMPDPPKETLPHPYGVDVELLQRLIQVTPYTNMLDFLKNHFHRVGEITARKFLEFSGISPSKNPKKLTHEEVVKLMQMMKKFKDFLPPDASCLSPLGEELLKTGVLKELKPEFVAVHQRKPATYAGHPFIVEVAIAYGGEIPQREGFVIYRFANRIPLLYDEASDVSVKVINSMNWRRYKVTPDMPIAIVVHICSTKVPYKTVGKEFIADRPEVRREIANALREVARQLQRFLTRREHVDRERKRLGVFSKYLPRIAEFSTKLAGKEKPPDVEKLLRSVRRFGYEGV, encoded by the coding sequence GTGGCACAGACAACATTCGAGGAAATAAGCGCTTCAGACTTTTTCTATCGAAACCGCGACATAGCCGGATTTACAAATCCCACCAGGGCGATTTTCGCCGCTATAAGGGAACTTGTGGAAAACTCGCTTGACGCCGCTGAAAGCATTAAAACGCCTCCAGACATTTATGTGCGGCTCTCCTTCGAAGGAGAAGCCAGCAAGGAAACCCAAATCTACAAGCTGAGGGTCGAAGACAACGGCTGCGGAATCCCGCCCCAACACATACCCTCAGCCTTCGGACAGGTGCTCTACGGCTCAAAGTACAAGCTAAAACAGCAAAGAGGAACCTTCGGCCTAGGCGGCAAAATGGCCATTTTATATGGGCAGATAACAACCCATCAGCCCGCCACCATAATCTCAAGCACAAGCATGTCCTCTAAGATCTACATGTTTAAGCTCATGATTGACATCCAGCGGAACCGCCCAATAATCCTTGACAGAAAAGTGCTCCTGAACAAGGAGGGATGGCGGGGCACCATCGTTGAATTCAGCCTTGAAGGCGACTACTTGAGGGCCATGCCGAAAATCCTAGAATATTTCAAGCAAACAGCCATGGTGAACCCCTACGCCAACATAACCTTTGTTGATCCAAAGGGTAGACTATACCGGTTTGTTAGGGCAACTACCGTCATGCCTGACCCGCCGAAGGAGACACTTCCCCACCCCTACGGCGTCGACGTGGAGCTTCTCCAACGCTTGATACAGGTGACGCCCTACACGAACATGCTGGACTTTTTGAAGAATCACTTTCATCGCGTTGGCGAAATCACGGCTAGAAAGTTCCTCGAGTTCAGCGGCATAAGCCCATCTAAAAATCCGAAGAAGCTCACCCATGAAGAAGTCGTCAAGCTAATGCAGATGATGAAAAAGTTTAAGGATTTTCTGCCGCCGGACGCTAGCTGCCTGTCGCCCCTCGGCGAGGAGTTGCTTAAAACCGGGGTCTTAAAGGAGTTGAAACCCGAGTTTGTGGCTGTCCACCAGCGGAAACCTGCCACCTACGCGGGGCACCCCTTCATTGTCGAAGTGGCGATCGCCTATGGAGGGGAAATCCCCCAGCGGGAAGGCTTTGTAATATATCGTTTCGCCAACAGGATACCGCTACTCTATGATGAGGCAAGCGACGTGTCGGTGAAGGTTATAAATTCCATGAACTGGCGCCGCTATAAGGTTACACCTGACATGCCCATAGCCATAGTTGTGCATATCTGCAGCACAAAAGTTCCCTACAAGACCGTTGGAAAGGAGTTCATAGCCGATAGACCTGAGGTTAGGCGGGAAATAGCCAACGCCCTGCGGGAAGTTGCACGGCAACTTCAACGCTTCCTAACACGAAGAGAGCACGTGGATAGAGAGCGGAAGAGGCTGGGAGTGTTCAGCAAATACCTGCCAAGAATAGCCGAGTTTTCCACTAAGCTGGCTGGCAAGGAGAAGCCTCCGGATGTTGAGAAGCTTTTGAGGAGCGTGAGAAGGTTTGGATATGAAGGAGTGTAG